The genomic DNA GACAAATATCCCTCGGGCATGCAGCTTTCTTTGGAATAGGAGCTTACACGTCGGGTGTGTTAACTACTAGTTTTGAGCTTTCACCCTGGATAGCACTTACTATAGGAATGGTTACTACTTTTTTTATCGCTTATATAATTGGAATACCTATTTTAAAATTGAAAGGTCATTTTTTAGCTCTTGCAACACTTGGAATTAACATCATATTTTATATTTTAATTTTAGGTCTTAATCAGTTAACAGGTGGAGCCGCAGGTTTAATAGGGATACCCTCCTTGTCTTTATTTGGAGTACCGCTTACAGATAAATTATTTTTCTACTTCTTTGTTTGGACGGCTGCTGTTCTTGTTCTATTATTATCACTAAATATCGTCCGCTCTCATGTAGGGAGAGTGTTAAGAAGCATTCATGATAGCGAAATAGCAACAGAGACACTTGGAGTGAAAGTGGAGAATTATAAAGTTGCTATTTTTGCATTAAGTGCTGCTTTTGCATCGCTAGCAGGAAGTATGTATGCTCACTATATTACCTTTGTTGCTCCACCTACATTTTATATAACAAAATCAATCTTGTTTTTAATTATGGTAATGGTTGGAGGGGCAAGCTCCGTTTGGGGTGCGATTCTAGGAACAACAGTTATTATGTTTTTGAATGAGATCATTCGCTTTGTAGGACACACTTATTTTGGTATTAGTGGAGAAGTGGAGATTGTTGTTTACGGATTAATTATTATTTTGATTATGATGTTCTTACCAAAAGGGCTGATACATGTTATTTCAAAACCGATTCAAAAGATTAAGCCCAAAAAGAAAGTAAGTGTAAAGGCTCATAAAGATATGATTTCTCAAAAAGGAGTTTAATAGGTCATGTCAAAACTACTTGAAGTAAGGGGATTAACAAAACGATTTGGTGGAGTTACAGCGGTCTCTGATATCAGTTATGATGTAGGGGCTGGAGAAATCGTAGCAGTCATTGGACCAAACGGTGCAGGCAAAACAACTTTATTTAATATGATTTCTTGTTTTCTTTCTCCGACAAATGGAGAAGTATACTTCAAAGGTAATAAATTAACAGGACAAAAGATTCCCCAACTAGCTCACTTAGGGATATCTAGGACATTCCAGAATTTACAAATATTTCACAACTTGACTGTCCTTGAAAATGTAATGATGGGTGCTCATGTCAAGTTGAAAACCAATGTGGTGAATGCTGCCTTCCGACTCCCAAGGATTTTAAAGGATGAAAGAATTGCCTATGACCTAGCGTTAGATGCAATTCATTTAGTTGGCCTAGAAGAATTAATGTTCGAACAGGCAGGCCAGTTATCATATGGCCTTCAAAAGCAGTTGGAGTTTGCAAGAGCGATTGTTTATAAACCAGATTTAATTATGTTAGATGAACCAATGGCAGGTTTGAATGATTACGAAACCAATAGAATGGCAGATTATATTAAAAAATTAAAATCAGAAGGTAGTTCCTTTTTATTTGTTGAACATAAAATGGCGACGGTGATGGAGCTTGCAGATCGTATAATTGTCCTTGACTTTGGAAAGAAGATTGCGGAAGGAACTCCTGACGAAATACAACAAAATGCAAAGGTAATTGCTGCCTATCTAGGAGAGGAGGTTGTCTAATGCTAAAGGTTGATGGCGTAAGTACCCATATTGGGAAAATAAAAATTCTCCATGAGATCTATTTTCAGGTGGAAAAAGGACAAATTGTCTCAATCATCGGTGCAAACGGTGCTGGGAAAAGTACGCTGTTAAATACGCTTGCTGGACTTTATCGGCCAACATCTGGAACGATTACTCTTGAGAATGAAGTTATAAGCGGCTATCCAGCTAATAAGGTAGTTGAAAAAGGCTTAAGTCTCGTTCCGGAAGGCAGACAAATCTTTACTAACCTAACTGTAAAGGAAAATTTATTGCTTGGAATCTTTTCAAAATATTATAAGGAGAAGAAGCTAGCAGAAGAAAATTTAACGAAAATACTTGATATGTTCCCTGGATTAAAGAAACATTTGAAAAACCTTGGTGGAAATTTAAGTGGTGGAGAACAGCAAATGTTAGCCATTGGTAGGGGTTTGATGTCAAATCCTAAAATCATCCTTCTAGATGAACCTTCCATGGGGCTTGCACCGAAAATAGTAAATGAAATACTTGATACATTAATGATCATTAAAGAGGATTTAGGAACAATGGTCATATTAGTAGAACAGAATGTGAAAGCTGCACTTAAAGTGTGTGATCAAGCCTATGTCATTGATCAGGGAAGAATGATTATAAATGGAACAAGAGACGAAATAAGCTCTAATCCTCAGGTGATCTCAGCTTATCTTGGCATTAAATCAGCTGGAGCATAAAAAACGACAAATAGTAGATAAATAAATATATAGAAAAGTTTCAGCTATTAATCCCAAAGAGTAATCTATGGGATTTTACTGTTTACTAAAAAAAGAGTATAGTAT from Robertmurraya sp. FSL R5-0851 includes the following:
- a CDS encoding ATP-binding cassette domain-containing protein; protein product: MSKLLEVRGLTKRFGGVTAVSDISYDVGAGEIVAVIGPNGAGKTTLFNMISCFLSPTNGEVYFKGNKLTGQKIPQLAHLGISRTFQNLQIFHNLTVLENVMMGAHVKLKTNVVNAAFRLPRILKDERIAYDLALDAIHLVGLEELMFEQAGQLSYGLQKQLEFARAIVYKPDLIMLDEPMAGLNDYETNRMADYIKKLKSEGSSFLFVEHKMATVMELADRIIVLDFGKKIAEGTPDEIQQNAKVIAAYLGEEVV
- a CDS encoding branched-chain amino acid ABC transporter permease → MSKLEKILYGNRLKPILFLVGLILILPLVVKSPYIFTILILIGIYSIVSLGLCLLIGYAGQISLGHAAFFGIGAYTSGVLTTSFELSPWIALTIGMVTTFFIAYIIGIPILKLKGHFLALATLGINIIFYILILGLNQLTGGAAGLIGIPSLSLFGVPLTDKLFFYFFVWTAAVLVLLLSLNIVRSHVGRVLRSIHDSEIATETLGVKVENYKVAIFALSAAFASLAGSMYAHYITFVAPPTFYITKSILFLIMVMVGGASSVWGAILGTTVIMFLNEIIRFVGHTYFGISGEVEIVVYGLIIILIMMFLPKGLIHVISKPIQKIKPKKKVSVKAHKDMISQKGV
- a CDS encoding ATP-binding cassette domain-containing protein — protein: MLKVDGVSTHIGKIKILHEIYFQVEKGQIVSIIGANGAGKSTLLNTLAGLYRPTSGTITLENEVISGYPANKVVEKGLSLVPEGRQIFTNLTVKENLLLGIFSKYYKEKKLAEENLTKILDMFPGLKKHLKNLGGNLSGGEQQMLAIGRGLMSNPKIILLDEPSMGLAPKIVNEILDTLMIIKEDLGTMVILVEQNVKAALKVCDQAYVIDQGRMIINGTRDEISSNPQVISAYLGIKSAGA